The following nucleotide sequence is from Rubrobacter naiadicus.
TGGTTGAGATAGCGCAGAGTGGGAGCATAGAGAGGGCGGCAAGAGAAGACGAAGCCTTGAGGAGAGGGCTTGCCACCACAGCAGGCCATCTCACCTCAGAGCCTGTAGCGCAGGCGCACTCCCTTGCTTACACCCCGCCTGAGGAGGTCTTGGCCTGAGCGCGGGAGCGCAGGGCCAGATAGAAGTCCACGCGGCTCTCCATCGTGGAGAGGTCTCTTCCGGTCAGCTCCTCGCAGCGGGAGAGGCGATGGCGCAGGGTGTTGACGTGGATGTGGAGTCTGCGGGCCGTCTCCTCCCACCGGCCTCCGGAGAAGATGAAGGCTTCGAGCGTCTCGAGCAGCCGGGTGTCCCTCCTGGCGTCGTACTCCATGATGGGTCCGAGGAGGGTGTTGCGGAATGCGGCGAGTACGTCCTGGTCCTGCAGGGCGAGCAGCAGGGCCTGTGACTCGACCCGATCGTGCACGACGTATCCCTTCCCCGGTTCCCTGCGGGCGAGCTCCGCGGCCTGGCGCGCCTGGATCAGACTGCGCCTGAGCCCGTCCACCCCTCCAGCAGGACTTCCCACCCCGACGGCGCGTCCGGAACCGAGCGCCAGGGCCACCTCTCTCCCGACCTCGACGAGGTCCGGCTTCTCCCTCGTGGGCTGGAAGATGGCCGTTGCGTCTCCCTTCCAGACAGCGACGACCGCCTCTCCTCCCAGGGCGGTGAGCGCCCGTTGTATCCGGCCGGCGTCATCCTCCGGGGTGCCGCTCCTGACCACGAGCCCCACGAGCGTACCTTCCGGGTCGAGCCCGTAGGCCCTGAGCCGCCCGGCGGCGAACCGGGTGCGGCCTGTGAGCACCCCCTCGACCAATTCGGCGGCGAGCCTCCGCTCGGCCTGCCGGAGCTCCTGCTCGTGGGCCAGGACGAATTCCAGGAGGGGTATGGCCTGACCGATCGCAGCCCGCTGCCGGGGCCCGAGCTTCCGTGGCGAGGAAGCTACGACGAGCCTCGCTACGGGGCGCTCTCCGGAGATCACTGGAAACCTGGTGGTCTCCTCTCGTGGCACCCCATTGTCGGGGGTGTTTCTTTCGCTCCTGGTCTCTTCCCCATTTCTTTCCAGCCACACCCGGGAGCCGAGCTCTTCCCCAAGCACCTTCAACACACCGCGTACTCCCCCGGGAAGCGAGGAGATCGAACGTATGAGCCTTTCATTGTACGCCAGGCTGCGCCTGAGTTCCGCCTCCCGGCGCCGCTGCAGGTACTCGAAGAACCGCCGCTCGATAGCGATGAACGGCGTCTTCGTCGGGACCGAGATGAGCGGCAGGCGCGCCTTTCTACAGGCCATCACAACCTCGTCCGGCACCCGGGCATCTTCAGCCAGCAGCCCCCAACCGAGCGCCACCACCCCGCTTCGCTGCAGCGCCCCGACGAATTCCTTCACCCTCCCGCCCCGCTCCCTCCACACTCCGGCACTCAGGATGAGTTCTCCTCCCTGAAGGTACGGCGACGGGTCGAGGAGCTCGGTCACGTGCACCCACCTCACCGGCCTCTCGAGACCGCCGTCTACTATCACCTCGAGCGAGAGCGAGCGATCCTCGACGAAGTCCCGCAGCGTTATCTCCCGTTTCATGGCCGTGATTGTAGGTTCCTACAACGGGTTATGGAAGGATGTGTAGGTAAGTACATTTTGTTTCTAGTTCTCTCGGAGTAGACTGCGGGCGGAGAACGATTTCGGTGAGCTGAGATATCGGGAGTCAGGGGAAAAGATGGAGGAAAGAGCAGGGAAGATAGAGGTGCGTTCCATAGACTACGTGCCGCAGAGCGAGCGGCACGGGAAGGTCTGGTACCAGGGGCCGTTCTGGTTCACGGGCAATTTCGTCCTGGTGACGATGGTGACCGGGTTCATCGGGCCGGGGATGGGCTTGAGCCTCGGATGGTCCGTGCTCGCGGTCCTGCTCGGTTCGTGCTTCGGTACGTTCTTCATGGCGTTCCACGCCAACCAGGGGCCCAGGATGGGTTTGCCGCAGATGATCCAGAGTCGCGCCCAGTTCGGGCTCCGGGGTGCCGTGTTCCCGTTCGCTGCGGCCGTCTTCGTATACATAGGTTTCAACGTCTTCGATGTCATCCTGGCCTCGCAGGGGCTGGACACGGTGCTTTCGCTCAGCCGCTACGTGTGGTATCCGCTTTTGATCGCGGTGGCCGTGACCATCGCGATAGTCGGGTATGACCTTCTGCTGTTGGTGCAGCGGTGGCTCACCTACGTGCTCATCGTGGTCTTCGGGATACTCACCGTCTACGCGTTGGTCTCGCTGCCGCTGGGCTCGATCGGACACGGCGGCGGATGGAGCGGGACCGCTTTCCTGGTGCAGTTCGCCGCGGCGGCGGGGTACCAGATCTCCTACGCCATCTACGTCTCGGACTACTCACGCTACCTCTACGAGGACGTCTCCGCGCCGGGTGTGATCTCCTGGACCTATGCCGGGGCTGCGGGTTCTGCGGTGTGGCTGATGTCGCTCGGGGCGGTCTTCGCCTCCTCGCTGCCGCACCCGGACGCGATCGCGAGCGTGCAGGAGGTCGGAAACCGGCTCTTCCCCGGCTTCGGGACGCTCGCGGTGGTCGTGGGGTCGGTCGCGCTCGTTACGATCATGGCCGTGAACGCCTACGGGGCGATGCTGACCGGCGCGAGCGGGGTCGATGGATTCAGGCCCGTCAGGCCGACGCTGCGGGTGCGCGTGATCGGGATAGTCGTTTTCTCGGTGGTGGTGCTCGCGGTGGCGCTGGCCATCCCGGAGAACTACCTGAACAGCTTCAACAACTTCGTCCTTCTCATGCTCTACTTCCTGGTGCCCTGGACCGCGGTCAACCTGGTCGACTTCTACTTCGTGCGCCATGGTCACTACGCGATAACCGAGCTCTTCAACCACCGAAACAGCATCTACCACGACTGGTCCTGGCGTGGGCTCATTGCATACTTCGCCGGGCTTATCGCGATGGTCCCGTTCTTCAACACGACGTTCTACGTCGGCCCCGTCACGAAGGCTCTCGGCGGGGCGGACATCTCGTTCGTCGTCGGGCTCGGGGTCTCGGGTATCCTCTACTACGCTCTCAGCCGCGGTCTCGACCTCACCCGCGAGACCTCTGCAGCAGCCGAGAGCCGCAAGATGCTCGAAGAGAGCAGGACTTGAGCGTCCGGGTGGCATGCTGCCAGGTGGCGCTCGCGGTCGGGGAGGCCGGGCGCAACCGCGGGAGGGTCCTGGAAGCGGCAGAGCGCGCCGCCCGCGAGGGAGCAGGTATCGTCGTCCTCCCGGAGCTCTCCAACTCCGGCTACGTCTTCCACGATCTCGGCGAGGCGCACCGCCTCGCCGAGCCGCTCGACGGACCCACGGTGCGGGGGTGGATGGACCTCAGCCGCAGGAGCGGGGCCGTCGTTGTGGGCGGGCTGTGCGAGGATCGTGGCGGGCGTATCTCCAACACCGCCGTCCTGGTCGATCCTTCGGGAGAGGTGACCGTCTACCGCAAGGCGCACCTGTGGGGCGAGGAGACGCTCTTCTTCGAGCCCGGCGACGAGGAGCCGCCGGTGGTCGAGACGGACTTCGGCAGGATCGGGGTCGTGATCTGCTACGACCTGGAGTTCCCCGAGTGGGTCCGAATCGTGGCCCTCGCCGGCTGCGACATCCTGTGCGCCCCCACGAACTGGCCGCTCTACCCGCGGCCTGCAGGGGAGCGTCCGATGGAAGTCGTGCGGGTGCAGGCGAACGCCGCGGCCAACCGCATCTTCATCGCCGCCTGCGACCGGGCGGGACCCGAGCGGGGCGTGCGGTGGGTCGAGGGCTCTGTGATAGCCGACCCGGACGGCTGGCCGCTCGCCGGACCGCGGGAGGGAGAGGGTATCATCAGCGCCAGCTGCGACCTTGCCACCGCGCGCGACAAGCGCATCGGGGAGCGCAACGACGTGTTCGCCGACCGCCGCCCGGAGCTCTACGGAGACGTGGTGAAGACGAACGAAGAGAGGAGACAGGAGGCTAGATGACCCGTTACGAGCCGGCGAATTCCTTCGAGACGCCGCGTTTCTCGGACGTGAGGACCTTCATGCGCCTGCCCAACACGAGGGACCTCAAGAACGCCGACGCTGCAGTGGTCGGAGCACCGTTCGACACCGGGGCGACCTTCCGGGCCGGGGCCCGCTTCGGCCCGGAAGGCATACGTTCGGTCTCGCACCTGCTGCGGAGGTACAACCCCTCGCACGGGATAGACCTCTTCGATCACCTCTCGGTCATAGACTACGGCGACGTCGCGGTGGTCCCGGGCTACATAGAGGAGAGCTACCGCCTCATCGAGGAGGGGCTCGCACCGATCCACCGGGCGGGCGTGATCCCCGTCGTGCTCGGGGGCGATCACTCGATAGCCCTTCCCGAGCTGCGGGCCGCGGCCGCGGTGCACGGACCGCTCGCCCTCGTGCAGTTCGACTCCCACCCGGACACCTGGGACTCATACTTCGGGATGAAACACACCCACGGCACTCCCTTCAAACGCGCCGTCGAGGAAGGGCTGCTGCGTCCGGAGAAGTCTGTTCAGGTCGGGATGCGCGGCTCGCTCTACGACGCCTCCGACTGGGAGGCATCCAGGGAACTCGGCTTCGAGCTCATCCCGACCGACGAGGTGCGCGAGATCGGCATCCCCAGGACCATAGAGCGCATCCGGGAGCGGGTCGGGGATGCGAAGGTCTACGTCTCTTTTGATGTGGACTTCGCCGACCCCGCCTACGCCCCCGGGACCGGGACGCCCGAGGTCGGGGGATTCACCAGCCGCGAGGCGCAGGAGCTCGTGCGGGGGCTCGCCGGGGTGGATCCCGCGGGCTTCGACGTCGTCGAGGTCTACCCCGCCTACGACCCGGCCCAGATCACGGCGTTGCTCGCCGCCAACGTCGCCCACGAGTTCCTCGCGCTCATCGCCCTGGCTAAGAAGAACTCCTCCAGGTAGATCGAAGCTCTCAGCCTGTCGTCCCCTTCTGCACGCAGGGAGGCTCGGGTCCGAGCTCTTCCGGACTCTCCTCCCCGCGTGCTTCGTCGCCCGGCATCAGTTCGTCCGCGAGCGTTACGATGAACGCCGCGGCGGGTATCGCGAGGAGTACCCCCACGAGCCCGAGGAGCTTGCCGAAGGCCAGAAACGAGACGATCACCGCGACCGGGTGCAGCCGGACCTCTCGTCCGACGATGATCGGCTGGACGACGTGGCTGTCGAACTGGTTGAGCGCGAAGAAGAGAAGGATCACCAGGACCATCTTCAGGGGGGAGATGGTCAGCGCGAGCAGCGCCGGAAGAAGCCCTCCGAGTATCGGTCCGAAGTACGGGATGATCTCGAGCAGCCCAGCGAGCACGCCGAGGGTGAGCGGCAGCGGTATGCCGAGCAGCCAGAGCCCCACGCCGGCTCCCGTCCCGATGATCGCGATCGCGAGTAGCAGGCCGATCAGCCATCCCCGCAGCCTTCCCTCCAGGTTGGTGACTATGTCGTGGAACTCGTGCCGTCTGCCCTCGGGGACGAAGCGCGCTATCCCCCGGATGAGTGATCCCGGATCGTTCGCCATGTACAGGGAGAGTACCACTACCGCTATGGTGTCGATGAGCATGTTCGTCGCCTTCCCCAGCAAGGTCGGCACCGAGCCGAGAAGGCCCGTCAGGTATCTCTGTAGGTGGCTCAGGTCGCTGGAGAGGTTGGGGAAGAAGCCCAGCCGCGCATGGAGCTGGTGCGAGAGATTCTCCAGCGAGCTTATGTAGGCCGGCGTCAGCCGGGCCAGCGTCACCACCTCGTGCGCGATGTGTGGGAGCATCACGAGCCAGATGAACGCCACCACCGCGGTGAGCAGGCCGAGCAGGATCGGGACGGCCGCCCAGGAGCGGATGCCGAACCGGCCCAGAAGCAGCACCAAAGAGCGCAGGATGAGCGCGAGGATCGCGGAGATCGCGATTAGCTCGATCACCGGGATGAGCTCGTAGAGCACCACCAGCGCCGCGGCGACCAGCACCGGCACCGCCAGCGGAGCACCGCGCCGAAACCAGCCCGGCTCGCGTCCGTCCCGCTGCATCCGGCTCTCGCTCTCCGGTGGGGCCTCGCTCATCTGCCTCCGTTTCTCCCGGTGCCGGGGTTTGCCCGGCGGTTCTGTGTCCGCGAGGCTATTGTATTCCTGTCCGGTGCCTTTCCTAAGCTGGAATCCCGCTCAGTCGACGAAGAGCTTGGAGATATTCGGCCTGGTGAAGAGGTCCACCGTCCAGTCGAAGAGCACCTGCGCCCGGTTGAGGTTGTAGCCTAGCTCGTAGAGGTAGACTCCCTTCCAGATTAGAGCGCCGAGCAACCCGCTCACCCTGACGCCGAGTATGTCGGTGAGTGCGCCGGTCTCACCGAGATCCACGAGCTGCCCGAGATGCTGGTAACGGAAGGGGATGGGTTCTTCGCCTCTGATCTCCGCGGCCAGGTTCAACGCGGCGCTCCTCCCCTCCTGCTCGGCCGACTGGGCGAGCGCGGGGACGGGGGGACCGTCGTAGTCGATCGTTATGCAGTCCCCGACCGCGTAGACGCCGGGCCTGTCTTTTACCCGCATGTACTCGTCGACGATTATCCTTCCCCGCTTGTCTTTTTCGACCTCCAGGCCCTCGACCAGCGGCGGCGGCTGTATCCCGGCGGCCCAGACGGTGGTGTGTGCCGGGAGCGTCCTGCCGTCGGAGAGCTTTACGTGCTTTGGGGAGACCTCATCGACCTTGGTGTTGTTTATGACCTCCACTCTCTGGGCGGCGAGGCGGCGGGAGGCCGCGTTGGCGAGCGAGGGGTCTATTCCCTTTAGGATCCTCTCCCCGGCGTTGACGAGCACGAGGCGCACCCGATCGAAGTCCACGTTTGGGTAGTCGTCTTTGAGTACGTCGAAGATGAGGTCGTGGGCGTCGGCGACCCCTTCGACCCCGGTCGGTCCGCCGCCGACGAAGACGAAGGTGAGGAGACCCTGCGGTGCCTTGTCTCGCAAACGCTCGGCTTCCTCGAAGCGGTCTATGATCCTGCCGCGCACCTCGAGCGCCTCCCGCAGGCCCTTGAGGTCTATCGCGTGCTCCTTCGCACCCTTCGCCCCGAAGAACGCCGTCTGGCTCCCCGGTGCCAGGATGAGGTGGTCGTAGTCGCACTCCCCGAACTCCGTCCTGACCTTCCTGCGCTCGAAATCCACCCCCACGACCTCGCCCTGGAAGAACTCGCCCCCGCGGGGTATCACCAGCCGTCTGAGCGGGTAGGCCATGTGCCGGACCTCGACGTTGCCGGAGATCGCCGAGGGAACCATCGGCCAGAAGGTCGTGTAGTTCACCCGGTCCAGCAGCAGTACCCCGAGCTCGTCGCTCCCGGCGAAGCTGTGTGACAGTTGCTGGAAGGCGGAGATGCCTCCGAAGCCGCCGCCGACTATGACCACCTTGCGGCGGGCCTCCTGGTAGGAGACGCCGAGCCTCTCCTTCTTGCGGCTGCTCGCGTACAGACCGGCGGCTCCGAGCGCGGCCGCCGTCAGAAGCCTCTTCCTCACCGCTTTTACCTCCGTCCTCGTTTGCAACCGTTTGCTTCTCAGAGAAGAGTCTACCTGTATGCTGTTGGCGCTGCTTTATCTGGAAGGTGCCCGCGCCCTGCTGTACACTAACCTGCTGAGGGGAGCTTCCGCCCGAGGAAGCTGAGAGGGCGCCGTTCTCTTACGGTGGCGCCGACCCTTTGAACCTGATTCGGGTAATGCCGACGGAGGGACGGAAAGATGAACGGTTTCTCACCACGCTCTTACATTCTCCTCGATCCTGACGTGGAGCTTCTGCCGTGAGCGCGCCCTTCAGCTCGCGTCCGGTGCCCCCCGATGAGCGCATGCTCGGGGCCTGGGACTACACCGTTCTGTGGGGCAGCTACGGGGCCGGGCTCCTCGTCATGGTCGCCGGCACCCTGCTCGTGCCCGCGCTCGGGTTCGGGGCCGCGCTCGCGGCCATCGTGGCCGGGACGGTCATCGGGAACCTGATCCTGCTGGTCCCCACCGTGATGGGGGCGGACCACGGTCTCCCGACGATGGCCTCCCTGCGCCCGACGCTCGGCTCCGCCGGATCCTACCTGCCATCCGTGGTCAACGTCGTGCAGCTCGTCGGTTGGACGGCCTTCGAGCTGATCATAATGACCCAGGCGGCCGGTGCCATCACCCACCGTCTGCTCGGAACCTCGCTGCACTGGTTCTGGCTGGTGTTCTTCACGCTCGTTTGCGTGGCTTTCGCTCTCGGCGGGCCGCTGGTGGTGGTGAGGGTGTGGCTGGAGAAGGTGGGTATATGGCTGCTTCTGCTGACCACCGTATACCTGACCTACTACCTGCTCTCGCACTACGGCCTCTCAAGCGCGCTCTCTCAGCCGGGGAAGGGAGGCCTCACCTTTCCGCAGGCGGTAGACCTCGTCGTGGCCATGCCGCTCTCGTGGCTCCCGCTCGCCGCCGACTACAGCCGCTTCGCCCGCAGCGCCCGTCGTGCCGCGCTCGGCACCTACGTCGGGTTCTTCGTCACCAACATCTGGTTCTACGCCCTCGGGGCGCTCGCCGTGCTCGCGCTCGGTACGAGCGGCATCGTGCAGGCGATACTCGCCCTCCCGATCGGGGTCGCAGCCCTGATCCTGGTGCTCGTGGACGAGACGGACAACGCCTTCGCCGACCTCTACTCCTGCGCGGTCTCGGCGGGGAACATCTTCTCCCGCGTACCGCAGCGGGCTTTCGTCGTCCTCTTCGGCGTGGTGGCCTTCGTCGCCGCGGCCGTGCTTCCCATGGGGCGCTACGAGTCGTTTTTGTTCCTGCTCGGCTCGGTCTTCGCCCCTCTCTTCGGCGTCGTCACCGCCGACTACTTCCTGCTGCGCCGCCGCAGGATCGACGCGGATGCCGTCTACGAGAAGAGCGGACCCGCCTTCGACTGGATGGCCGTGTTCTCGTGGGCTGTGGGCGTCGCCGCCTATCAGTTCATCACCCGCGATCTTCCCCAGGTGGGAGCTTCGATACCTTCTTTCGCCATCGCCGGGGTGCTCTACCTCGCCTTGCGCGCCGTCACGAGGTTCCTGCCCGGCCCCGGAGGACGCCCAGACCGACCGGGATCATGAGCAGGGGCAGAAATTCCCTGAATTCTCTCGAAAAACGCTAAAGCCTCTTCCGCAGCCGTCCGATAACCCGGTTGCAGGCAAGACCTGGACCGATCGAGCGGAGACCAGGCGGGCAGAGATGCATGGAAGGAGATGGTTGATGCTGCTCTGGATAGGGAAAAAGCTCGAGAGGATGAGGGAGGCCCGGCGCGACGAACGCGGCTTCACACTCATCGAGCTCCTCGTCGTCGTGATCATAATCGGGATACTCGCCGCGATAGCGATCCCGACGTTTTTGGCGCAGCAAAACAAAGCCAAGCAGGCTGCTGTGGTCAGCGATGCACGTAACGCAGCTTCCCAGGTTGAGGCTTGGGGGACCGAGCATGGTGGTGATTACAGCAACTTGAGCAGTGCTACCAGTGATTTCGCCAGTGGAGGTACGTACGAGGTCAAGTTTTCGAAGGGTGATAGTTGGGCTTCAAACGGAGAACCGGCGCCGACATCTGACAATCAGGGTTTTACTCTCACCGTTCAGGGGCCCAGCGGGACTAGTCCCGTTACGTATAATAGTGAAAAAGGCGGAATACAGCAGTAGTGCAAGCCTTTGACTGTTAGAAGAGCGCCTCCGTGCACGGAGGCGCTCTTCGTGATCGTGTGCGGAGAGAGGGGTGCGGAGTGTTGAGGCGAGCGCTGAGTGCAATGGCTCTGGCGGCCTTGCTGGCTGCGGTGGCGGTCGTGGCCGGGGTGCAGGGAACGGCCCGTGCGGAGGCCCGGGGCGTGCGCCTGCACCACATCGCGCTCCAGCGTGGTCCGGCCTTCGATCCGGCGCTCGTCCACGCCGGTGGCAGCGGTTCTCAGATCGTGGGCGGCAAGCCCGTGCCGAACGGGAAATATCCTTTCATGGCGGTCTTGCAGGTCGGGGTCAGGGGAGGAGGGGAGGCCCTCTGCGGCGGCACCCTCATAGATCCGGATAGCGTGCTCACCGCCGCTCACTGCGTGGTGGACGCCCGCAGCGTGACGCTCGCCGTCGGGAGGACGGTCATCACGAGCCGTCAGGGGAGGGTCCGGCGTGCGGTGGCCGCCTACGTGCACCCCCGCTACGACGGTGCACGGGACAACCGCTACGATGTCGCCGTCCTCAAGCTCGACCGTCCGGTGAGGGGGATAAAGCCGATTAGACTCTCCACCGCCGCGCAGAACTACCTGGAGCGTCCGGGGCGGCTGCTCATGGTCGCGGGCTGGGGGACGACGCGCGAGAACGGTTCCCCCTCCGACCGGATGCGCGCGGCCGCCGTCCCTGTGGTCTCCGATGCCGCCGCGAAGAGGGACTACGCTCACGAGGGGCCGCAGGCGCGCTTCTTCCCGACGCTCATGGTCGCCGCCGGGCGCAGGGGCAGAGACGCCTGTCAGGGGGACAGCGGGGGGCCGCTCTTCAAAGCCGGCAGAGATCCGGTCGAGGTCGGGATCGTCAGCTACGGCATAGGGTGCGCCAGGGCCCACTATCCCGGCGTCTACACCGAGGTCAACAGCCCCGGTATAAGATCTTTCATCGTGCGGGCTGCGGCGAGGTAGAGGCGGGTACGCTCCGGCCCGCGTTCTGTAGAATGATCTCTCGGGCGTCGTGCGCGAAAACTCGGGAGGTTTGCCCTTGGCGTTCTACAGGGAGCTCGGCAAGAAGGTCGTGTGCGCCCCTTCCATACTCTCCGCGGACTTCGCGGAGCTCGCCGCCGAGGTGAGGAAGGCTCAAGCGGGCGGAGCGGAGCTCGTTCACTTCGACACGATGGACAACCACTTCGTCCCCAACCTCACCTTCGGTCCCGTGGTCGCCGCTTCGCTCGTGCGGGCCATCGAGCTCCCGGTGGACGTCCACCTGATGGTCGAGAACCCGGAGAACCTGATCCCTGCCTTCATCGACGCCGGGGTGAACAGCCTCACCGTCCACTACGAAGCGGTGACCCACCTGCACCACGTGCTCGAAGAGATCCGGGAGGGCGGCTGCGAGGCCGGGGTCGCGATCAACCCGACCACGCCTCCCGAGGTCCTCGAGTGGGCCGTGCCTTACATGGACTACGTGCTGGTGATGACCGTGAACCCCGGCTTCGGGGGGCAGCGTTTCATCCCTCAGATGGTGGACAAGGTCAGGCGGGTGCGCGAGATCACCGGGCTACCCGTCGAGGTCGACGGAGGGATATCCCCCGCGACGGCCCCGGCGGTGGTCGAGGCCGGGGCGCAGGTCCTGGTGGCGGGGTCGGCCGTCTTCGGGGGAGATCCGGCCGAGGAGATAAAGAAGATACTCTCGGCGGCCCGCCCGGCTTCCTCTTTCGGCTAGATGCGCTCTCCTTGCCGGGGGCGGGCCTCTGTGGTATAGCTTTGCCGAGCAAAACTTTCGGGGGCGGGTGGAATTCCCGCACCGGCGGTGATCCGGGAGCTTCTCCCGGAAAGCCCGCGACCCCTCGGAGAAATCCCGGGGGTGGAGCCGGTGAGAGTCCGGCGCCGACGGTGAGAGTCCGGATGGGAGAAAGGATGTTGCGACGCTGGATCTCCACATGCAGCGCGCCCGCGACCTTGCGGAGCGCGGACGTTACACCGTAGCACCCAATCCCCTGGTCGGCTGCGTCGTCGTGCGCGACGGCCGAATCGTGGGAGAGGGCTGGCACGAGCGCGCGGGCAGCCATCACGCGGAGGCCGTGGCCCTCGATGCGGCCGGGGAAGATGCCCGCGGCGCGACGATGTACGTCACGCTCGAGCCCTGCAACTGCCGCAGCCGCTCCTCGGAGGTCTCCTGCACCGAGCTCATCCTCGAGGCCGGGGTGAAAAAAGTCGTGATCGGCCACATCGACCCCAACCCCCGGATGAACGGCCGCAGCGTGCGTCTGTTGCGCGAGGCGGGCGTCGACGTAGAGGTGCTGGACGCTGCTCCGGAGTTCGAGCGGCAGAACGAGCAGTGGTTCTGGTACAAGCGCACCGGGCGTCCGTTCGTGCACCTCAAGCTCGCGGCGAGCCTGGACGGAAGGATCGCCTGCGCCGGCGGCGACAGCAAGTGGGTGACCGGCCCGGAGGCGCGCCGGCGCGCCCACCTGTTGCGCGCGGAAGCCGGAGCGGTCCTCGTCGGGATCGGAACCGTGCTCGCCGACGACCCCCTGCTCACGGTGCGGGATGTCCCCGGAGAGGTGCCCGCCGTGAGGCGCGTCGTGCTCGACGCCCGGCTCAGGATGCCGCTGGAGAGTGCTCTCGTACGGAGCGCCGGGGAGGCGCCCCTGATCGTCTTCGCCGCTGAAGGTGCACCCTCCGGGAAGGCACTCGCCCTGCAGGAGCGGGGCGTACGCGTGATCGAAACCCCGCTGGTCGACGGGATCTTCGATCCCGTCTTCGTGCTCGACGAGCTCGGGCGGCTCGGGGTGCGGGGGGTTCTGGTCGAGGGGGGTGGGGAGACCGCCGCTCACTTCGTCCGGCGCTCGCTCGTGAACAAGATGACCGTTTTCTACGCGCCGAAGCTCGTAGGATCGGACGGACGTCCGATGGTGGGGGAGCTGGGGGTCGCGGGGATGGCCCACGCGCTGCCCTTCACCGTCTCGGAGGTCGAGCGGCTCGGGGATGATGTCGCGGTGACGTTCTATCCGCGTGAGAGGTGAGGAGGACTTT
It contains:
- a CDS encoding PucR family transcriptional regulator gives rise to the protein MKREITLRDFVEDRSLSLEVIVDGGLERPVRWVHVTELLDPSPYLQGGELILSAGVWRERGGRVKEFVGALQRSGVVALGWGLLAEDARVPDEVVMACRKARLPLISVPTKTPFIAIERRFFEYLQRRREAELRRSLAYNERLIRSISSLPGGVRGVLKVLGEELGSRVWLERNGEETRSERNTPDNGVPREETTRFPVISGERPVARLVVASSPRKLGPRQRAAIGQAIPLLEFVLAHEQELRQAERRLAAELVEGVLTGRTRFAAGRLRAYGLDPEGTLVGLVVRSGTPEDDAGRIQRALTALGGEAVVAVWKGDATAIFQPTREKPDLVEVGREVALALGSGRAVGVGSPAGGVDGLRRSLIQARQAAELARREPGKGYVVHDRVESQALLLALQDQDVLAAFRNTLLGPIMEYDARRDTRLLETLEAFIFSGGRWEETARRLHIHVNTLRHRLSRCEELTGRDLSTMESRVDFYLALRSRAQAKTSSGGV
- a CDS encoding purine-cytosine permease family protein, yielding MEERAGKIEVRSIDYVPQSERHGKVWYQGPFWFTGNFVLVTMVTGFIGPGMGLSLGWSVLAVLLGSCFGTFFMAFHANQGPRMGLPQMIQSRAQFGLRGAVFPFAAAVFVYIGFNVFDVILASQGLDTVLSLSRYVWYPLLIAVAVTIAIVGYDLLLLVQRWLTYVLIVVFGILTVYALVSLPLGSIGHGGGWSGTAFLVQFAAAAGYQISYAIYVSDYSRYLYEDVSAPGVISWTYAGAAGSAVWLMSLGAVFASSLPHPDAIASVQEVGNRLFPGFGTLAVVVGSVALVTIMAVNAYGAMLTGASGVDGFRPVRPTLRVRVIGIVVFSVVVLAVALAIPENYLNSFNNFVLLMLYFLVPWTAVNLVDFYFVRHGHYAITELFNHRNSIYHDWSWRGLIAYFAGLIAMVPFFNTTFYVGPVTKALGGADISFVVGLGVSGILYYALSRGLDLTRETSAAAESRKMLEESRT
- a CDS encoding nitrilase family protein; protein product: MSVRVACCQVALAVGEAGRNRGRVLEAAERAAREGAGIVVLPELSNSGYVFHDLGEAHRLAEPLDGPTVRGWMDLSRRSGAVVVGGLCEDRGGRISNTAVLVDPSGEVTVYRKAHLWGEETLFFEPGDEEPPVVETDFGRIGVVICYDLEFPEWVRIVALAGCDILCAPTNWPLYPRPAGERPMEVVRVQANAAANRIFIAACDRAGPERGVRWVEGSVIADPDGWPLAGPREGEGIISASCDLATARDKRIGERNDVFADRRPELYGDVVKTNEERRQEAR
- the speB gene encoding agmatinase; protein product: MTRYEPANSFETPRFSDVRTFMRLPNTRDLKNADAAVVGAPFDTGATFRAGARFGPEGIRSVSHLLRRYNPSHGIDLFDHLSVIDYGDVAVVPGYIEESYRLIEEGLAPIHRAGVIPVVLGGDHSIALPELRAAAAVHGPLALVQFDSHPDTWDSYFGMKHTHGTPFKRAVEEGLLRPEKSVQVGMRGSLYDASDWEASRELGFELIPTDEVREIGIPRTIERIRERVGDAKVYVSFDVDFADPAYAPGTGTPEVGGFTSREAQELVRGLAGVDPAGFDVVEVYPAYDPAQITALLAANVAHEFLALIALAKKNSSR
- a CDS encoding AI-2E family transporter, with the protein product MSEAPPESESRMQRDGREPGWFRRGAPLAVPVLVAAALVVLYELIPVIELIAISAILALILRSLVLLLGRFGIRSWAAVPILLGLLTAVVAFIWLVMLPHIAHEVVTLARLTPAYISSLENLSHQLHARLGFFPNLSSDLSHLQRYLTGLLGSVPTLLGKATNMLIDTIAVVVLSLYMANDPGSLIRGIARFVPEGRRHEFHDIVTNLEGRLRGWLIGLLLAIAIIGTGAGVGLWLLGIPLPLTLGVLAGLLEIIPYFGPILGGLLPALLALTISPLKMVLVILLFFALNQFDSHVVQPIIVGREVRLHPVAVIVSFLAFGKLLGLVGVLLAIPAAAFIVTLADELMPGDEARGEESPEELGPEPPCVQKGTTG
- a CDS encoding NAD(P)/FAD-dependent oxidoreductase; the protein is MRKRLLTAAALGAAGLYASSRKKERLGVSYQEARRKVVIVGGGFGGISAFQQLSHSFAGSDELGVLLLDRVNYTTFWPMVPSAISGNVEVRHMAYPLRRLVIPRGGEFFQGEVVGVDFERRKVRTEFGECDYDHLILAPGSQTAFFGAKGAKEHAIDLKGLREALEVRGRIIDRFEEAERLRDKAPQGLLTFVFVGGGPTGVEGVADAHDLIFDVLKDDYPNVDFDRVRLVLVNAGERILKGIDPSLANAASRRLAAQRVEVINNTKVDEVSPKHVKLSDGRTLPAHTTVWAAGIQPPPLVEGLEVEKDKRGRIIVDEYMRVKDRPGVYAVGDCITIDYDGPPVPALAQSAEQEGRSAALNLAAEIRGEEPIPFRYQHLGQLVDLGETGALTDILGVRVSGLLGALIWKGVYLYELGYNLNRAQVLFDWTVDLFTRPNISKLFVD
- the cytX gene encoding putative hydroxymethylpyrimidine transporter CytX, with the protein product MSAPFSSRPVPPDERMLGAWDYTVLWGSYGAGLLVMVAGTLLVPALGFGAALAAIVAGTVIGNLILLVPTVMGADHGLPTMASLRPTLGSAGSYLPSVVNVVQLVGWTAFELIIMTQAAGAITHRLLGTSLHWFWLVFFTLVCVAFALGGPLVVVRVWLEKVGIWLLLLTTVYLTYYLLSHYGLSSALSQPGKGGLTFPQAVDLVVAMPLSWLPLAADYSRFARSARRAALGTYVGFFVTNIWFYALGALAVLALGTSGIVQAILALPIGVAALILVLVDETDNAFADLYSCAVSAGNIFSRVPQRAFVVLFGVVAFVAAAVLPMGRYESFLFLLGSVFAPLFGVVTADYFLLRRRRIDADAVYEKSGPAFDWMAVFSWAVGVAAYQFITRDLPQVGASIPSFAIAGVLYLALRAVTRFLPGPGGRPDRPGS